TGCTCTTATTTATTCACAATCATTTTAGGGTAAGTAAATCAAAATAATCAATCTTATTTATCGTATATGATATATAATTAAATTTAAATGATACTATAATAGATATGTAATATATTTTTAATATGTATATTTATTAAATGAGGTTTGTACTTATATGATTTTATGATTATTTTCATATTTGTATAACAAAATTTTACACCAACATTTTTTTTAATGTGGAATGTTTAGTGGTTTCAATAATTTATAATCATTTAAAAAAACAATGAAGATTTCAAAATTAAAATATTAACTTTTCAATATATGTTCAACGCAGATGTCAAAATATAAGTATGTACTTTTATATGATGTGTAGTTTAATTTAAACGATATGAAATATGTACCTATATATATTAACATAAACACCTTTTAAAATAAAATTATTTATTCATATGATTTTATTATCGTTGTATTTTATTATAGAAATAATATTTAAACCTTTAATCACAAAAGTTTATGTGAGACTTTTAAAAGTTTTAGTAATTTATACTCTTTTTGAAAAATTCAAAATACAACATATACAAAAAATCTAAATTTTTATTATATGATTAATGTAATTGTGTAATTTATTTTAATAATTAAACAAAAATGATAGAAAGTATACAGATTGTTAGAAAATCTTTATTATTTAAAATCGTTAATTTCATATATATCTTAATCACATTAGATAATTTCAAATCTTTATTATTTAAAATCATTAATTTCATATATATCTTAATCACATTAGATAATTTCGTAGGTTTTATTTAAGGAAAAAATATATAATAATTTCAATTTGATAAATGAATAGTCCATAATGGACATACTATATAATATAACATTCTCTATTAATTTAATTTTGGACTAACGAAATTTTAATTGATTCAGCAAAATTAACATTCCAATTACGTGAAAATTCAGCATGACGCTTTTTTAATTAGTACAAACTACGGGTTATAACTTATAAATGTTTCTCTATGAGATATTTTAGAGAGTTTAATTTTATTCAACTGTTAAAAAAATCGTGAATTTTTATTATAGCCTAATATTTTCATTTAAAATTATCAAACAAAAATGTAGACGGGTACAAAATGTATATTTATTTTATTGTATTGGAAAATGTGGATCTGAGTAAGAAGAATAAATAATTAGAACAAATTTTTACAAAACTAAATCTGAAACCCTCAAGGTAAGCCAGAGGGGCTAGCCAACAAACTGTCGGAGAACTCTGTCATGTCTTTTAGGAACTCCAGTTGTTACACGTTGATTTGATGAGTTGAGTCTTGTCTTCTTCGCCACTGTTCCTGGCTTTGTGTTATAACAACCCCTCTCCTCCCCTCACCTTCCGAGAACTAAAAAACAGACCAAACGTCTCAAACCCGCATAACATTTGATTCTTAACCTTCCAGAGATCTATAGAGAGAGAGATGGGAGCAGCGTCCATGGAGAGAGAAAATGGTGCTGTAGCGGCGGCGGCGGCGGCGACGACGGAGATGTTATCTCCTCCTCGGGTGAATTCGCCGCGTCAAGCATTGGTTGAGAGATTGAAAGATTATGGACAAGAAGATGTTTTCGCTCTTTTGGATGAGCTCTCACCAGACGAGCGAGATTTCCTTGTCAGAGATATCGAGGTGTCTTCTCCTTTAGATTCACTCTCAGATTCAAGATTATCAGTTATGCTATTTTTTAACTGGTTCTTGATTTTGGCTAATTTCCAGAACTTGGATCTTCCAAGAATAGATCGGATCATCAGATGCTCACTTCACTCTCAAGGTAGGTTTCCGTCAAAATGTCATTCAAGTCTCTAAGTTACATGCATTGCCTTTTCATCAGTTTCTTGTTGGTTATTAGGTTTGCCTGTGGCGGCGATCGAGCCAGTGCCCGAGAACTGGGTCGCTACGGTAGATAGAAGAACAATGGAAGACAGAGAGAAATGGTGGAAGATGGGATTAAAGACTATCTATGAAGGCAAATTAGGAGTTGTGCTTTTGTCTGGTGGACAGGTATATTAATTACTTTTGTCTTTAATCTTCAGTGTTAAATTGATGCTAATTAACCAATTTTATAATCAAGTAGCTAATGATAGTGCCTAAATGATTCTCTTCTTGATGGGTTTTCGAATAGTGCTTACCTACCTAAAACTAAAAGGGATTAGTAGATGATACGGTTTTAATGCGATCTTTGCTTTATAATAATTGCTATAATCTGAAACGGAGAAGGGTTATTATAGTGGCAATCATATGATTATTTAGAAACAAATCAGTGTCGGTGGGTCTTCTTAATTTTATTTTGGGTAAGTTGAGTTAATGGCGATTTCTAGGAGGAATATAAGAAATTGAAAAAGGATCATGAGTGATCCTTGTGATCTGAAAAGATGCTTTTTATAGGATTCCGTAACTTTAATATAATACCTTAAGTAAGTTGCTGTGTTCCGTGTGATGCAAGGAAGGTCATAAAAATTCGGATTTAAAACATTTGAGTTGCTTGGAAATTACTTCATTACATAACTTGAGAAGATGTTTATTCTTTGTACTCTTCTCTCTCGTACCGTACAAACGAAAATGAATGATGTTGAAAGGAAAGAATACTAGCTTTTAGTAGATTCCAGCTAACTTTTGTTGGCCACATTGTAGTACATTTGTCAAGAGATCTGCTAATGAAAAGGATTTGATTATGACACTAATGACAGGGAACAAGGCTTGGAATTTCAGATCCCAAAGGATGTTTCAGTGAGTACTTTCTCATTTTCTTTCTGCTTTTCTTCTCCCTAATCTTCTTTACAGTAACATTGCTTGGAAAATACAGAGCAATAGAAATAATTTTCTTCCTTAGAATGCACCTCTTAGGATATTATGCTTTAGATTAATAAGAGTACTTCTGATATATTTTGTCATGCTCTGAGTAGGGCTCAGGTTACTTAACATGGTACTTAAATTGACTTAAAATTCCATCTCAGACATTGGACTACCGTCAGGGAAGTCGCTCTTTCAGATTCAAGCAGAGAGAATCTTGTGTGTCCAAAGACTTGCTGCTCAAGTAGTGAGTGAAGGTGGTGAGACTCATGCCTTCCTCTTCTACATTCCAATGTATTTTGTATCATTTTACCATATTTTGACACTCCTTTTTCTAAAATAATAGTCTATCTTCAGGTCCAACTCGGCCAGTAACAATACACTGGTATATTATGACTAGTCCATTTACTGATGAGGCGACACGAAAGTATTTCTCAAGTCACAAGTACTTTGGCCTTGAACCAGATCAAGTACGATGCTTCTTAGTTGTTAGACAGACATGTTCCTTCACACTGTTCCCTTCTGTGTCTGACCAAAAGTGTTGATCACTTTACTACAGATTAGTTTCTTCCAACAAGGTACGTTGCCTTGCATTTCAAAGGATGGGAAGTTTATCATGGAGACACCTTTCAGTGTATGTACCATATTATAACTAGTCCAGTCTCTTTAAGTTTTATCTTTGGTTAGTAACTTAAGTCTTTATGAGTTGATTTACGTATTATCAGCTAGCTAAAGCTCCAGATGGTAACGGGGGAGTCTATGCTGGTAAACTTGATTATGATCGTTTACTATAATACAGTTTCTTCGTTTTGCTGAATCTAATCCGAGATTTTACAGCTCTTAAGTCTTCAAGGTTATTAGAGGATATGGCTTCTAGGGGAATCAAATATGTAGACTGCTATGGCGTCGACAATGTTTTGGTTAGTTTTCTTGTATAATCTTCTTGAGTCCTCATATATTTGCTTAACTCGGATATAATGGTGAAACTTGGAAAGCAGGTTCGAGTAGCTGATCCTACTTTCCTAGGATACTTTATCGACAAAGGTGCTGCTTCTGCTGCAAAAGTTGTGCGGAAGGTATCTAAGATCACACATTTTATGTGGTCAATAATCTTTCTAGATGATGCAAATGTTGCGTGTATGATAATAACAGGCATACCCTCAAGAACAGGTTGGAGTATTTGTTAGAAGAGGAAAAGGTGGACCGTTGACTGTAGTTGAGTACAGTGAGCTAGATCAGCCAATGGCTTCTGCTATTAATCAACGAACAGGACGTCTTCAATATTGCTGGAGTAACGTAAACACCATCTTTCTTCACAACTCAGCCCAAATTGCAAAAAGCTTATATATGAAAAAACGTTTTTGATTCACATCTTTGTCACCAGGTGTGCTTAAACATGTTCACGTTAGACTTTCTAAATCAAGTAGCGACCGGCCTAGAAAAAGACGGCGTGTAAGCTCCACAAACTCAACATATCAGAATGTTATGTGTGTGTTAAATTTGTTTTAACAAAAAAAAAAGTGTGTTAAATTTGTTTTTTTTTTCGGGCAGCTACCATTTGGCAGAGAAGAAGATACCGTCTATGAATGGATACACAATGGGACTGAAACTAGAACAATTCATTTTCGATTCGTTTCCTTATGCTCCTTCAACCGCACTCTTTGAGGTAAACTATTATCTTTTCATTTACACAAAAGATATAAAAAATATAAAAAACTTAGATTGAGCAGTTAATGTGTGTAGGTGTTAAGAGAAGAAGAGTTTGCACCAGTGAAGAATGCAAATGGGTCGAACTTTGACACACCGGAAAGTGCGAGGCTTTCGGTACTAAGACTACACACACGTTGGGTCATAGCAGCTGGTGGATTTCTTACACATTCTGTGCCTTTATATGCAACTGGTAAAACTCCAAAAAAAGACATAATTCTTTTTCGACAAGTTTTGTAACTTGTATATATTTTGAAATTTTTTGGTAACCAATAAACTAGGTGTTGAGGTTTCACCGTTGTGCTCGTACGCGGGAGAAAATCTTGAAGCTATTTGTCGTGGAAGAACGTTTCATGCACCTTGTGAAATATCCCTCTAACGATTTTTATTTTCTTTTGGTATTGAAATGTCTTCTTTTGCTTTTTGTCTTCTTTCGGCTGTGGTTTATATATAAACTTAAATCTCCCCATGGGAGAGAGTGGTCTTGGTGTTTTGGTATCCATTGTAACATATCTAATAAAAAGTTGTTGGTTTCTTAAACTTTTGGGGTATAGACAGATAGCTTACAGAGTTTGGTTCCATGTTTGTTTTATAGAAGTCAAAGTTTCAATTAAAGTCTCCAACACAACCACATGGTCATTAGAAAATTCCAAAGAACGATGCAATCATACAAGATATGGAGGAAAGTGTGTGAATTTTACTTTGTGTTTACATGAGGTTTTTTCTTTTAAGTTACAATTACAATTTTTAGATAGGAAAACAAAAAGAGATCAGTTCTCATGAATGTTTTTGCAATGTCGAACATTAAACGTTTCATTCCTTATTTTGTATGACGCCTACAGGTGAAAGTGAGATGTATAAAGAAGATATTTCATATGATATGCTAGAGATTGTATATTCTCTGTAATTATAGCTTTCCTTATCAGTCTGCTTCCAATGTTGTATATAAACCTATTCTCTATGTTAATAAAATCACGCTTCACGTTCTTTATGGTATCAGAGCGCAGAGCAATATATTCTCCACCGTTATCTGAATATAGAGTCGCTATCTTTTGCTGAAAATGATTCTCAACTAACGGTTTGAACGCCATGAATACCTCTTTGACTTGTGACTTCTTCTGCAAGGAATACAGCCAAGTGTATCGGCTGTAATGATCGACGAAGAGAACATAATATTTGTTGTTATCAACTGAAGTTATTGGTGATGTCCAGACGTCAGAGAAGATATATTGCAGAGGTAGCGTTGAACGGATACTGCTTGTTTGGAAAGGAATTTTATGACTCTTATTGATGTGGCAATCAGAACAAACAACTGGTTTTTGAATAATCGAAGAAGAAGCAACAGGCAAAGAATTTTTAGAAATAATAGATTGCATAACTGGAGGAGAAGGATGTCCCAATCTTGAGTGCCAGGAAGCCATTGACGTCTTGATTCGGTAAGAGGACGAGAAGGCATGTGCTTGACTTGCACTCATAGGCCATTCATAAAGTTCATTCTTGGTTCGGCCTTGAAGAAGAGGCGCCCCCGTGCTGAGATCCTTCACCTGAAAATGGGCCGGGAAAAATTCAACAGAAACTTGATTAGTATTACATAAGTGATATACTGAAATCAAGTTCTTGTGAATATCAGGAACACATAATATCTTGTCTAGAGCTAGATTACGAGATGGAGAAGATAAAAGAGTTGAACCAGTGTGAGTTATCGCAAGAGGAGAGCCATCACTGATTAAAACATCATCACCACCTTGATAAGGCTGATGCAGCAAGAGATTATTGAGATCATTGGTCATGTGATGGGTAGCGCCACTGTCAAAGAGCCAATTGTTGGCTGAGTAGGGTGAAACCGTTGCTGCGTTAGCTCTTGGTTGCCAAGGCATGGTTGAAGCATTCGGAAAAGACTGAGGAGAACTCTGCTGCAGGCTCTGAAGTTGAGGACACCGACGCGCACTGTGACCTTGCACGTTGCAGAACTGGCATTTACCAAGATAGGGCCTTGGTTGCCGTTGGCCAGAACGGTTGTACTGCTTCTGAGTGTTGTCACTCCAGTTGTTCTGTTGACGTTGAGATTGACGTTGATTGTTGTTATTAAAACGAGAGGAATTGCTATTGTTGTTGTAAGCAACGTTAGCAGTGACCGGAAGGTGCGGCGCAGGAGTAGCAATAAGGAGCTTGATCTCATGATTTAAGAGACGCTCGTGAAGCTCAGTAAGACAAGGTGGCGTGTCTCTTCCCTCAACCTGATCCACTATCGGTTTGTACTCATCTGGAAGCCCTTCAAGAATAAACTCGATTTGATCTTCAAGTTCAAGAGGCTTGCCAAGAATCGCCAGTTGTTCAATGCGCATAGTGAAGCCCTGAAAGTACTCATCAATGGAACGTGTACCTTTAGTCCAAAGCTTCATTTGATTCCGAAGTTGCTTGTTGTGCGCTCTTATCTACAAGAACATGGCATCTCTCATCTTACCTCTCCGCCTCACACCCCGGAACATAATGGTTTGTCAGAACGAAAGCACCGTCATGTCGTTGAAACTGGATTGTCTCTGATGTCTGCGGCTTCTGTCCCAAAGAAGTATTGGTCCTATGCGTTTGCTGTTGCGGTCTACTTGATAAACCGTCTTCCTACTGCTGTGTTATCTGATCAGTCTCCATATCAAAAGCTTCATAATGTGCTTCCCAATTATGAGAAGTTGAGAATCTTTGGTTGTTGCTGTTATCCATGGTTGAGGCCATATACAGCACACAAGCTGCAGGACAGATCGAAAGCATGTGTGTTTATGGGATACTCTCTGACTCAGAGTGCGTATCTCTGTCTTGATGTCTCTGCTGGTCGCATGTATACTTCCCGTCATGTCCAATTTGATGAGGCTACATTCCCGTTCAAAACAGATTCTCTGCTTTCTGTACCACCAACACAACAACGTGGTGAAGAGAAGGCTTCTTCTACTCCTGTCATGGTCACAAAAGTTCATCTGGTTCCGTCTTCACAGCCCCCGAGCTCAGATCCTCACCCTACTGTCTCGTTCTCATCATCAGCGACTCCAACTCCAGCATCATCTTAATCACCAGTCGACTTTGCATCTCAGGTATTGCCTTCTATAAACTCTAACTCTACTACTCATGCTACTACGTCTTCTTCCCCTCTCTCAGACCCTACTGGTCAAACTAATATCCCAAATCACCCGAACAACCCTGACCAGCCTACCCTCACCACACAAAGGCCCACTGGCTCAACCATTCTCCCGAATCAACAAACCACTATAACAGAAACCACCTCCACCTCCCAAAGACCCACTGGTCCAACTACAGTCCCCACTGTCACTGCTACTACTCCAGTGCAACAACCACCGCAAAACACCCATCAAATGAGAACTAGAGCTAAAAATCAGATCTCAAAACCAACTAAAAAGTTCAGCCTCACTGCCGCTCTTGACCACATCATTGAACCAGAACCTGCAACTTTTCGACAAGCTATGAAAGATACACTATGGCGTGAATCAATGTCTGAGGAGATCACTGGTCAAATCGAAAAAGATACATGGGAGTTAGTACCGGCCTCACCTACACAGAAGGTGATTGGATGTCAGTGGATTTACAAGAACAAGTTACTACCTAATGGCAAGCTTGGTAAACGAAAGTCCCGTCTGGTTGCTAAAGGAAATCATCAACAGTATGGTCTAGACTACAAAGAAACATTCAGCCCTGTGGTCAAAGCTGTTACCATTCGCCTTGTACTTGGATATGCGGTCAGTAATTATTGGCATGTACGGCAACTTGATGTCAATCAAGCCTTCTTACAAGGAACTCTAAATGAAGAAGTGTTCATGGACCAGCTTCCTGGATTTATTGATGCAGATCGTCCGACTCATGTATGTAGACTCAAGAAAGTGATATATGGTTTAAAGCAAGCCCCCCGAGCTTGGTATTTGGAACTCAAGAACTTTCTCATCCTCTGTGGTTTCACCAACAGTTATGCTGATGCCTCGCTTTTTTTTCACAGTCGCAACAATCTTCTTGTCTATGTACTCGTCTATGTAGACGATATCTTGGTCACAGGTAACAACAATGATGCTGTTTCACGTGTGATTGCTGCCTTAGGTGAACGTTTTTCTCTCAAAGATCAAGGAGATGTCAATTACTTCCTTGGCATTGAAGTCACAAGAACAAGTCACGGCTTACACCTCATGCAGCGGAAGTACATTCTCGATCTTCTTGTCAAAACAAATATGTTCGAAGCCAAGCCAGTCGCCACTCCTATGCAAACGACTCCGAAGCTGTCGTTACAGTCAGGCAATCCAATTACGAACGTCACAGAATATAGAATGGTGGTCGGAAGCTTACAATACTTGGCTTTCACTCGTCCTGATATCTCCTTCGCAGTTAATAGGCTCTCTCAGTTCATGCATAAACCTACAGACGAGCATTGGCAAGCAGCCAAGAGAGTTCTACGATATTTAGCAGGCACTGCTACACATGGTGTTCTCCTTCGCTCCAGTAATACGTTGAACTTACATGCTTTCTCGGATGCAGATTGGGCCGGTGATGTTGATGACTACGTCTCAACCAATGCATACATCATCTACATGGGTCACCAGCCTATCTCCTGGTCTACAAAGAAACAAACGGGTGTGGCTCGTTCTTCAACGGAGGCTGAATATAGAGCCATTGCGAATGCAACTTCAGAGGTTAGGTGGATCTGTAATATCCTCACCGAACTTAATATCACCATACCTCGAGCTCCTGTGATCTATTGTGATAACATTGGGGCAACTTACTTGAGTGCAAATCCAGTATTTCACTCTCGTATGAAACATCTTGCGTTGGACTATCACTACATTCGTGGACAGGTGCAATCAGGTTCCTTGCGCGTCACTCATATTTCCTCTAAAGATCAATTAGCTGACGCTTTAACAAAGCCTCTTCCTCGCCTCAGCTTCAACATGGCGTGTTCCAAGAATGGAGTTCGACCTCGCCCTCCATCTTGCGGGGGCGTATAAAGAAGATATTTCATATGATATGCTAGAGATTGTATATTCTCTGTAATTATAGCTTTCCTTATCAGTCTGCTTCCAATGTTGTATATAAACCTATTCTCTATGTTAATAAGATCACGTTTCACGTTCTTTAAGATGTACATATGTGATATGTCCAAATTGGCATGTCCAAATCCAAATAGGTATGGCCCATTCCTCAGAAGTTTTTATGGGATCCTTGTCTACCAAAGTATACAAAAAAATCAGCCAACGATCACTCAAATAATTAGTGGACGATGAATTGATGATAGATGCTTAGATTTTTTTTCCTTTTTCTTTTATCTTCCATCCACTCATCCAATTTATTTAGTTATTCACTATAACAATTATGACTTTGGACTCTTTTTTTGTTTAGACATTAATGATTTGTTTGTAAATCGATTTTTTGTCTAACTTCCTAACATACTTGGGCCTCTAACTGACTAACCGATTCATCTCGCCTTTTGTTCCGAACAAAATTGGACTAGTCCGTTCGAGCTCTTATATGGACATGTCCATGACCAGTCTACTATGTTTTGAACGCAGTTACGCAGATCACTCATGTACACTCCGCCATCCATGTGAGATCTCTGATGAAAGTTTACATAAAGAATGCTGCTAAAGATATTTAATAAAAAATACACATTACGTACAGTGCGAAAAACAAACATACTAAGACATGGGGACTATTTTGCTTTGCTTTTCAATCTTGTTTATTTAAGTTAACCACGTGCTAACGGTCGGGTGGTAAACATGGCATTCCAGCGTCGCTAAGCGAGCTGAGCTCGAATCCGACTATACTCAGATATCCCTAACACGTGGTCACCGGTGATTTAACATTCTCTCGCCAGGAAACGGTTTACCGTTTTTTTTTTGTTTTTTTAAGTTCAACCTAATTATTACTAGTAAGAATTTGAAAGCATAGATCTTTATATTTGTTTTCCCTTATTTGACTATTTTCTTTAGCCTTTCAACAACATATATAAAAACTGCATTAACCCCTCCTTTTGTGCTTTCTAGGAGGCCTCCATCCCACACTTCTCCGGCAATTCATCGGCTGTCGAAAACTTCTTTCCCGGTTTCCATTGCAAAAAAATATCGTCCAATCTTCAAGAAATTGTCTCAAATCCTTGACCTTGTTACTCTGTCCAATGCAACAATTCCCATGCAGTACGCTGACTTTGGTAATATCCCAGTTTGGTTGGCAGAAACTACCAACATCGACTGTATCTATAAACCTCATGTCGAGCCCGATTTTGTTAATGTATTGATCGCTTCTGATATAGTTAAGCACGTCTTGATCGTGTTTGCCAGGGAACCTTAGTCTGGACTTATACCAATATTTGTATAACTTGATTGTTCTGTGATTCGCCGTGACGAATTTGAATCCGCCATTGACTTCATTGTGCTGCCTGTCGCTGAAATTTCCGTTGAAAAATAGATTGCAAGCGGCCTGAAAATCGACATCCGCAACTAATCGAGGAAATGGATCACGGAGCCAAATTGTATCCATGTCCTATATCATAACAAACATTTGGAAAACTATGTTAAAATTTTCAAAAGTAATTCAGCTTGAAGATAAATTGTTAGAGCGATCAAGTTGAATCCAATTAAACCAAAGTAAAATTCTTTAAATCAAACCCAAACCTGCTTTGTGTTTTGTGCAATATTTATTTATATTTTAAAATTATCTATCATACGCGTTGACATATTATTATTTTTTTCTCATCCAAAACCATGCGGATATGTTAACAAACCTACTCAAATCTGAAACTTATAATTCATAGATTTTCAAACTGACTTTATCAAACAGAATAATCAAACTTAATTAACAGAAAGTCCACCTCTAAATTAAAGATGCAAGCTTAATTAGAGAGGTACCGTGAAGAGGAAGTTATATCCAAGCTTAAGCAAAGAACCCAAGAACTTGATTCGACGCCACATCATCTTGACATAATCTCCTACCATGTACCGGTTCTCGCCGGAGAAATCAACTCCGGCAGTCCTTAGCAAGATGCAACGGCGAGGCAAGACATCCAAGCACCGTGAGTAGGCTTTATCGTCCAAACACATCACCACGATGTGGGGGAGTAGCTTACTAGTCCCATTGCCTATTCGAAAGCTCTCAAGAAACACATCGAACGTCGAATTTGGCTCCGCCCAGGCCTGGTTCATCAATGTCATTATTACCGTCTTCTTGTCCTTCATCGATGCTTCCTTCAAAATTCCCTCCAAATTTATCATATCTTCTGACTCAATCTATCAACCAAATAAAACAAATATATTGTAATAGATATGGTTTGTTGAACTACTAACTTATATCATATATATATATATATGCTCTTATTATTTTCTGATGACGGGTTAAAATGCTAAATTATCATTTCAATTGAATAGTAAATTTCTAACTTTATGTATTGTAGACTACCTACCCTTAGGATAAATCTTATATTATGTATATGGCCCGTGATTAAAAGGAAAAATGAGATATAATACTCAAGTATTCATATAGTATGATTTACATAGCTGAATAGATTACTAACGCTATCAATGTTGTTAATTTCTTGTTTCTCTGCCACCACTGGCGCCACAGACGCAGGAAAGTTTGGAACAAGTGATGCCGAATGGTAGACAACTACATACAGCAGAACTGTCAAAAGCAGTAGAGAAACAGCCCATTTAAACTCCCTCCACTTTGCTTGAGGTTGCCACAGCATCTCTTTTACCTGCTGTAAATTTAGACTGTTGATGGTGACGTTAAAGCTGGCCATCATTAATGTGAGAATAAACAGAATAACAGATTAGATGAACAGAAAAAAAAATACAGAAATTTAATGTGGTTCACTAATTGGCTATTTCCACGGGAAAAAAGAATACTTTGGAATTACAAGGGCAAAAAGAATACTTTGGAATTAAAAAGATCTGTCTACAAGAAAGATCTGTCTACAAGAAGAACATACCTGATTTTCTCAATATTATGGCTGCTACATAGATTTAGGAGAGAGGCAATATATATATATATATATATTGTGTTTTCTTGTGTCTTAGAAACCCTAGCATTAATGGGCCCCCAAAATATTAAGGCCCAATAGATTCAAAACATTATTAAACACATCTATACTAATAAAATGAACATTTTGAGGTTTCATGAAGCGTCCACATCACCGAAAAAACTTCTCAAGATACCATGTGGCGTTATTATAAAACAAAAAACAAAAAATTAATAATAAATAAATATACAATATAAAAAATAGAAATATTACATTAAGCATCTAACATGATATTATCATTTGATATAAAAGCAAACAAATTAGAATAAGTAAATATTCAATATAAGAAAAATAATAAATATATAATATAAGAAATAGAAAAACTAAACTAAACATCTATCTGAAAATATATAGTAAAATCATAATAAGTAAATATAAAATATAAGAAATAAAATATTCTATTAAACATCAATTATAATTTAAGAATAAGTAAATATAAAATATAAGAAAAATAAATATACAATATAAGAAATACAAAAAAATTACATTAAACATCTATCTGAAATATGTATAAAAATAAATAACAAGTAAATATAAAATATAAGATATATAAATATTTCATTAAACATCTATTGTAATATTAAAATTTGATATAAAAGCAAAACAATCAGAATAAGTAATTATACAATATAAGAAAAAATAAATAATAAGTAAATATACAATATAAGAAGTGGAAAAACTACATTAAACATCTATCTGAAAAATGTACAAGTTTACATTTTATTATTTCCAAATATTTTTAAATGTAAATATAAATAAGAAAATAAGCATACAATATAAGAAATAAAAATATTGCACTAAACACCTATCATAATATTATTATTTGATATAATATCAAGAAAGGTAAAATAAGTAAATATATAATATAAGTAAAAAATAAACAATAAGTAAATATACAATGAAAAAATGAAAAAAACTAAATTAAACATCTCTCTAAGAAATCTATACTAATAAAAAGGACTTTTTGAGGCTCCATAGAGCGTTCACATCAGCGAAAAAAACTTCTCCCAGAAGATGTCACATGGCATTACAATATAAGAAAAAATAAATACTAAGTCTATATACAATATAAGAAAAATAGATAATAAGTAAATATACAATATAAGAAATATAAATATTACATTTAACATCTATCGTAATACTACCATTTAATATAAAAACAA
This genomic interval from Brassica oleracea var. oleracea cultivar TO1000 chromosome C2, BOL, whole genome shotgun sequence contains the following:
- the LOC106325266 gene encoding UDP-N-acetylglucosamine diphosphorylase 1-like isoform X5 — protein: MGAASMERENGAVAAAAAATTEMLSPPRVNSPRQALVERLKDYGQEDVFALLDELSPDERDFLVRDIENLDLPRIDRIIRCSLHSQGLPVAAIEPVPENWVATVDRRTMEDREKWWKMGLKTIYEGKLGVVLLSGGQGTRLGISDPKGCFNIGLPSGKSLFQIQAERILCVQRLAAQVVSEVYLQVQLGQ